Below is a genomic region from Alosa alosa isolate M-15738 ecotype Scorff River chromosome 24, AALO_Geno_1.1, whole genome shotgun sequence.
tgttgatcacaatattttactacacagactagaacactgggttggatttacaggcatagttatcagctggctaaaatcatatctacaagaaaagcttctttgttgccacgggaaactgtacctcaacaccaacgtccttgacctgtggtgttccccagaggtcgatcttggggccactattattcaacctctatatgctcccacttggacaaatcattcaaaataatttgatttcatatcatagctatgcagatgacacacaaatttacttagctctatcaccaaacaactatggtcctcttgaatctatgtgtcagtgtatagaacaaatcaacacctggatgtctcaaaatttttcttcagctgaacaaagaaaaNNNNNNNNNNNNNNNNNNNNNNNNNNNNNNNNNNNNNNNNNNNNNNNNNNNNNNNNNNNNNNNNNNNNNNNNNNNNNNNNNNNNNNNNNNNNNNNNNNNNNNNNNNNNNNNNNNNNNNNNNNNNNNNNNNNNNNNNNNNNNNNNNNNNNNNNNNNNNNNNNNNNNNNNNNNNNNNNNNNNNNNNNNNNNNNNNNNNNNNNNNNNNNNNNNNNNNNNNNNNNNNNNNNNNNNNNNNNNNNNNNNNNNNNNNNNNNNNNNNNNNNNNNNNNNNNNNNNNNNNNNNNNNNNNNNNNNNNNNNNNNNNNNNNNNNNNNNNNNNNNNNNNNNNNNNNNNNNNNNNNNNNNNNNNNNNNNNNNNNNNNNNNNNNNNNNNNNNNNNNNNNNNNNNNNNNNNNNNNNNNNNNNNNNNNNNNNNNNNNNNNNNNNNNNNNNNNNNNNNNNNNNNNNNNNNNNNNNNNNNNNNNNNNNNNNNNNNNNNNNNNNNNNNNNNNNNNNNNNNNCTTCAGTATTGGTTAACCAgttcagtttattgtccaggtgtaagccgagatacttgtaggtgtttCCACAttgacacttttgtcctctgccttcgagttgATACTGTGATCTCCAGTACGAGATGGTggcacactttgatttttgctaccccagagctaacttgcaatgtaACTAGCCATTAAGTtaagttagctagttagcaatttagctctggggtagcaaaaatcttaACGTACCATAGATCACAGTACCCACTCGAAGgaagaggacaaaagtgtgctCAGCAAAACGTCTTTATTTCAGACTTTTTTCCctgtttaacaggtgcgataattcaccATAGGAAAAATCTCCGGTATTTGAGATACCggatctcaaagatggcagcttttttgtaggcgttATAACGTACCGGGAGCGTTACGTAACCCAAAGCTCATGACGTTGTACGCATACAGGCCACTCGGTGTAATGAACGCTGAAACCTCCCACACGCGGTCCGTTAAGGGAATTTGCCAATATCCCTTCAACAaaccgtggcccactggttagcactctggacttgtaacaggaggattgccggttcgagccccgaccagtgggccgcggctgaagtgcccttgagcaaggcacctaacccctcactgctccccgagcgccgctgttgatgcaggcagctcactgcgccgggattagtgtgtgcttcacctcactgtgtactgtttgtgtttcactaattcaccgattgggttaaatgcagagaccaaatttccctcacgggatcaaaaaagtatatatacttatacttaaatcaAATTTACTGACAAATTTAGCTGGCCCCACTTGATCCACGCAATCTTCAATGCACGGCAAGGGGAATGAATCTGGTTTAGTGACACTGTTCAATTTGCTGCAGGACAATTGGAGGGACACTCAGCCTTCACCCGTTGCTGCCACCAAAAGGCTAGGGGCAGAGCACAAAACAGTATTAACAGTTGCAGTAGACAATTAATGTTCGGCAATCACGCATTTACGCTCAAAGTAAGGCTTCAGTAGGCTGACATGACAGAGTTGCGTCCGTCTCTTTCGGCCAGGTGTAGCACAATACCCACTAGAGGTTAAACTGATATGACACCAATAGATAGGGAAACGGCAACTTTAACCTTTCTTGGACCACTCATGGTGACCACTGACCCAAGGTGCCCACAGAGGCAATATGATGAAACCGACCAACCAAAATTAATCATCTCACTATTCTGATTTGACTCAGAGAGTGGACCAGGACACCAAGAACATGATAGATAGTGCCCTGATTACTCACTCTCAGCGGACCCATGGCATTAGCATGGATATGACTATGTTGACACAGGCAGATCTGGCTGGCTTACACAGCCCTCTCTGAGAATATTCAGCAGAAGGTTGCCAACATGTCTATGGAGCCGGGGAGAATGTTTCATTCCATTGCATGTACTGTAGTATGATCCCACACACGTGATCCCACACCCAGGATGACCACATGGGCACTTTATTTGTCAACTAGAAGGCATCCCTTTACCAAACTCTGCCATGGCTTGAGTGGACAAGCAAGCAATTTTTGTTATAGTTAGTTAAGCAATTTGCgttggggcagtcgtggcctactggttagggctttgggatTAGTGAGGGGGAATCCACCTTTTCTTGTAACATTTATGTTATTACTCATCCAGAGTAAGACCGTGGTAACGTCAGAGTGAGGTCTAAGTTATGTGTTATGACACCAACAATGACCATCACCATCTCTTGGTGACGTCACTTGGAATGAAATGAAGTGTTCCAGGCAAGAGGAAGAGGCATGACCCCAGATACGCTAACTGCCACAGCCCATGGGTCTAGCCTCCAAAGgtctgtcacatgactttgttGTTATAATGGTTTAGAGAAAAGTAGGAGGATGGCATCATTCAGATTAAAACCTTGTGATGGTCACTATTCAGTCAGGCTATATTCACATTACCAGGCTGAAATTACTCATATGTTATTTTTTCCTTGATGTGACACAGATCTGATCTGAATCTGATCTTTTCTAATCAGATTTAATTCATTTGCACATTTGGTTCTTGATTGGATATATTAGCTGGCAATGCACCACAAATTACAGAATTAATCTATGCATGCTTCTTTCCCGAAAGGTATAGTATCCTGTTGCATCAGCTCTCCCTATGAACCCTGTTGAAATGGCACAATTTAGTTGCCTTAGATCTTGTGAGACACAGCTGACATGAGCTGTTTCCCATCCTCTGGAGTGAAATGTACATCAATACATAGATTAGCTACTTTTTTGCAATTAGCAAAATTAGCAACTTTAAGGATTTAACTTATTAGGATTATTTTAATTGATAATCTAGTTGTTGTGATGCAACATCTGACCAACGCCAAAGCATATCAATTTGGAACATAGATGCCTTCTCAGTAGAGTTAAATACAGGTAATTTAAAATTCTAAATGTGAACTGTCAAGATAAATTTGAGCAAAAAAATCTGATTTCAAGAATGAGGCTTGTAATGTGAACATAGCCATACAGCGTTATGGACAACACTTCTGTTCTTTGTTTCGTCTGCATAAATGTAACTAATGAAAGCTATTCATTCTATTGATTAAAGATGCTCTAagctagcccataaaaacataacaaactgttccagcaaatcacagacgagatgcgcgtttaggagagtttcaatcgCACGGGAGCAACAcaggaggaagtagcgagctagctctctgttttgtttgaaagtcaacagaagtgacgttacccagcatcgcttagagcacctttaaagacCAGGATAAATGTCTGGATTGTACCAACATGTCTGGGAAGGTTGTATTATCCAACCAATGCCATCTGCCCTCTGGAGGATCCTGAGTTAGACCAATCCAAAAACTTTTTGTGTTGCTGTTTATCTCGTCCTTGAGGAATTCCTAATGTGAGAAATATAATTTTAATAAGTTACGTAACAACTCAATAATAACACAGAGTGGTTGTTTCAGCATGTCAGATTATCCTACTTCTAGATtcaaaattatatataaaaagtaACCTATAATCAGTGGACCCCACACTTGATTTCATtgaaataaaagtaaaagtggGGACTGCATTATACATAATGTGTGATAGCCTACAAGTTTGAACTGAAGATGAACAACAGGCTATCTTCATAATCCATGTGTCTCTTAACGATATTATTAAAGACACAAATTTGCATTAAAATATTTCGTCGACAACATGTTTTCATATCAATCTAAATAAACATGGTGGTGGATCAGTCTGGTtcaatttaaaataaatcatgcgTCTTTCATAAGGCCACCTTGATATCGAACCTGCTGTGGGTGTGACAGAAGCGAGAATGCGCATAGCTGAAAAGTGATTCAAGCGCGAATGGGCCAATTTGGCCCAAAGTGTCTAAACCATATCAAAATGAAAGTCCTTGCACATTTTCAGTGCTACATAATACTCCCAGGCCCTTTAAGGCAGGCGAgcggccaaaaaaaaaaaaaaaaaaaaaaacaagatcaACACAGAGCATGAAAAACCAACAGCACATGTAGCATTGGCTTGTATAAATGATGAACAGGCAAACGTAGGGATTGGGCATGGATGATTGCAACAGGGGCTGAATAATCAGTAGGGTTGTGATGAGGGAGTTGATCGGGTACTGGTGTGGTTGGATGTACAGGGGGTTGTTGAGAAATTGTTGGTGTGGCTGGCAACATGGTAGAAACCCTTCGAGATTGGACAGAGGTGACAGGTGTTTGTGAGAGGGTGTGATGCACTGCTGTGCAGAATCATTGATGAATGTATTGAGAAGACTTTCAACGGGCTCATGAGGAGGCCTGCGAGACCATGTCAGCTCTGTGTTCTCACAGCCCAATATTCCCACATTTctaggttagggttagtgtcTGGGAACATAGAGCTGTGGAAACATAGGGCTGTGGAAACATAGGCATGCTCCTGGCAAGACATAGCATCAGCATTTATATGTTGTCACCATCACGATGCACTATGCACCAATCATAGAGATCTTAGaccttttttgtgtttgttgggTCAGGCTCGACATCACTTCTGGAAACCCTATGACCAAGGATTGTGACTGAAGAAGGAGAAAGGTGACATTTAGAGGATTGTAGTTTTAGATCCTGGGCCCCCGAATAGGCAGTCCTGGGCCCTCATGTTCCTCAacccaggtaaaataaaatatattccagacttttcaaggaccctctctccccttgggcctatataatcagtagtggttttacccccagtccgacGCCCCTGGTGGGTGATGTTTGAAGTTCTCACCAAAGACTATGATGTCTAAATAAATCAAGCTGAATGCTCCAATGTAATCCATGCAGAACAAGTTCCATCAAGCACTGAAAGGGCATTGGAAAGGCCCATTGGCATCATGTGGAACTGGTACAAGCTCCTGACAGTCTGTCCAACATGTCATCAACACATTACAGTTCTACAACATATTACAGTGTTACATCTGAGCATGTAGTTTGTTTGAAGTGAGGGGAAAGTGAGTGGGGGCTAATAGGGTTATGTATTATGAGTAGCATGGGAGGAGCAATCTACAGGGTGAGACACTACAGATGCACCCAAGAAAGAGAGTGGCTAGGAGAATCAGTGTGGTAGGCCTTTGGGGATGTGTAGTGGGCAATGAAAGGAGTGTGGCCAtgggcacactcacacatgtacagtagtaGGAGGGAGAGTGGCTAAGACAATGGAAGTACTGTAGGCATCATCACAGGAGGCAGAACGACTCTCCCATCATCCTGGAGAATGGCATCGAGGAAGAGAGTGGTCATCTCAGGATGTGGGACGTTTGGTGATGTGCAGGATGGAACACAGCAGTCCGATCAGCAGCGCTGAAGGTGGACATCAACTGATTGGTTGTGACTGGTGTGTCAGGTGGTGTAATCAGCAGTTGCACATGCGTGATGTTGTGGATGCAGAATCCCTGACACCTCCTGACGATGGCTAAAGAACTGCTGTGAAAGTTCCAATCTGTCATCTGATGTCTTGAAAGTGACATAAGGCTTCAAGCTCAGCAATAGCAGCTGTTAATTCAGCAAAAGTGCTGAAGCAAGACTGGATGAGGTGGTGTGATCAATAGTCACTGGCATGACTGAAGAGGGAGAGGCTATGCTAAGAACTAGCTGACCTCTTTCACACTGTGTTGCAACTTTAAGAGCAGCCTCCAGTGTCAAAGTTCCATGCTCATAGATTTTGAGCTGGAGTGATGAGCCCAATCCAGTCACAAAACACCTAAAAACTTCAAAGATTTTTGCTTGAGTGTCATAGTCTGGAAAAGCTTCTGCCACCAGGGTAGTCAGTACAGCAGCATAAACTGCAAGTGGCTTTTTAGGTTTGCGTGGGTGTGCATTTAGATCAGGGGTGTTGCCAAATCCAAATACCAAAAGGCACAAATGACGTCAAATTACAAATAGTTCCAAACATTGCAGTTTTGACCTGCGATTATGAATTGTAACTGTAATATGACGACATAATTTAGCCAATTTTCTTCTAGGAAACCACCATGTGAGAAGTTGAacttttttacagtttttctcgattgctttgacctgctttgcaaaagggtgtgagaactgtgtgaacccaatgaaaacgtgaacacattcgcaagagttTACTTCTGCTGTACAAAGAAGGTGTTCAtaaagaccaagtggatcccagtttctttaagcaggtcaaagaaatcaagaaaaactgtaacttaaAATAGCCGTTTTACTGGAGATTTGCATGAGGCAGAGACTGTAGGCGTTAAGGACATGGTTAGATCGAAGCCCCTCACATCATCTGTTGCCTCACAGCAAAGGCACTAATCACACCTGCGTACTATGGAACACCTGACCCATTGTCTGTCTGATGGAGCTGATCTAGCACTAACCCACGTGTAAGGGTCCTCTCCCCTCGTTCCTTATTACTCTCTAGCAGTTTAACAAATGTGACATCCTTCATGACGTCAAGCTTTGAACGAGGCACGAGCTGGAGTACTGAGCACCAAGTAGAGAGTATGCATGCAAGTAGCAATATAATCTGCACCCAAAGTCTCTGCTTTAAGCCACTCGTGCATGCCATGAGAACACCAGAGAGCCAGGCATGTATGCCAATGCCATATGATGTAACAGTAGAGAAAGCTATTTGTTGACCCCGGAGGGGGATCTGATCCAAAATGTTATGTTCTTGTCTTTTGGCCATGCTATGCTAGTCTTTTCCACCAAGTGTCATGAAAAATTGTGTCAGTATTTTTGGTGTAATCCtgcatacaaacagacagacaaacagtgaAACCAAACTGAAAACATGACCTTCTTGTGGAGGTAACGTTTTATCCTTAGCCATTTCATCAATGGAAGAAAAGGAATTGCTTAATGTAAATTTTCAATAAACCTCATGTTTTCTACATGACATGGGACTCTAATTTGTTTAATATTCAATGTGCAGATTGCGCACTGCAATAGCATTAATACTGACCTGCACAAACAAATGGTATTTTAATGAACTGGCCAAAATATTGTGCTAATTGAATACCACGCAACACCatttacattaacatttattaatttcatccaaagcgacttacacctTGCTATGCACAAGTACTAGTAGGTCAGGTCACAACCAAGGAAGTCACTCAGAAGAAACACTACACATTACTCAACTGATTTCTACAGCTAAATGAAGATATTTAATTTCTATGTAACGGTTATCAAAGTCGCATAGTGAGACATAAAACATTTTTGAGGAAGTGATTTTTCATACCATTTCTGTTGCACTGTTTATGATGACCAGGTGTCCCCCCATGGTCACACAGGCATCTTTGCTATCTGTCCAGTTCTTCTTATCAGAGGAGAAGTGGTAAAATGATCCATTATGGTACTCCCAGTCATCTGCACACCTCCTCACTCCTTTTAAAATAATTTGTATATTTGTTCATTATGCACTAAATGATGACCATCAAAACTCACATATTGTTTGTCTTAATTCTTTTATATATTGTCATTTTAACAGAAAGAAAGGTCGTTATATTAAGTATCCTCTTGTTACATTGGCAAATACTAATAGAGAAAGATCAATGCTCATTCATCCACTACATGCATCAGAAACAGAAAGCTTGACATTAAACAGAATAAATCTAACCTTGAAGCTCAGttgttagttttgtgatttcCTTGGTGAGattatcatttttgtttttctgatcAGCTAACATCCTTTCAGTTTCTgttaagaaaaataaatcaacaGTGTTGCATTAACAAGATGGCCATGATGAATGAATCCATGTGCATGAAAAATATTCAGTATTCTAATAGCAGCAACTTCCCAGAGGTTTGTTCTTGCTTTAGGCTAAAGAACCCAAAAGGGAAACATAAATGACAATTCAGCTGAAGTCAGGCATggtgaagtgagagagagagagagagagagagagagagagagagagagaatgatgctTAGTGCTGGGTTTATGATTGATAAGTGTTAGTTTCACATTAGTAAGGGTCAGTAGAAAATCTGATAGGTGGTTGATCATTAGTGTTTGATAcagctacagtaggcctatgtgactGACTTTTTGTAGATTGTGTGACTCTACCTGTAAGGTTGGCCTGCAAAGAGCTTGTCATACTAGTGGCATTAACATACTGCTCCTGCAGCATTTCCATTATCTCTGTAATTTATTTAAGCAAATAAATTACAGAGATAATGGTTTATCATTTTAGTGATGGTAAATTATCTAATTCATAGTTATCTAATTTAATTTTCAGATGATCTTTTAAGATCCATGATATACATGTCTATAGAAATGTAGTGCTTGTGTATTCTTCCCCACCTGACATGTTAGCCTGAGTAGCATTCAAAGCCAAAGTCACATTAGTGTGCTCCATCCTCAGTGTGTCTAACTGCTCTTTAACACCTGTTAAAGTACAAGGGATGTGTCAAATTGTCTGTTGTACTTGTATCACTAAAGGGAAATATGTTAGAAAAGTTATATGGGGTTAGAATCTTGTACTTGTATCACTAAAGGGAAATATGTTAGAAAAATTATATGGGGTTAGAATCAAAGTTAGTTGAAGTTTAGTTAGGATTTAGTGCCATCTAAGGGTGATATTGCATACTGCAACCAACTGAACACATCTGCCTCAACCCTATTCTTTCAATGTGTCTACGGCTGTCCAATACGGTTATGTAAAAGTTGGAAAGGG
It encodes:
- the LOC125289072 gene encoding oxidized low-density lipoprotein receptor 1-like, which translates into the protein METDEVTYSDITIIKTENANQNGNHSDEEGANVIYSQVNVLKNVPANDLDPASDSGDFSEPAKHDPSNSSAKSYSEKESPACTSPRSTALLLSICVVLLAVAVTMGGLYIMKEEKYSGVKEQLDTLRMEHTNVTLALNATQANMSETERMLADQKNKNDNLTKEITKLTTELQGVRRCADDWEYHNGSFYHFSSDKKNWTDSKDACVTMGGHLVIINSATEMEFLKDEINSNTKSFWIGLTQDPPEGRWHWLDNTTFPDMLPFGGSNG